From Glycine soja cultivar W05 chromosome 4, ASM419377v2, whole genome shotgun sequence, the proteins below share one genomic window:
- the LOC114410200 gene encoding membrane protein of ER body-like protein, whose protein sequence is MEHVHYHLVMKEEEQQQQQLQDNAALKGRQSLQHGKVHSSIVTAVPPSFLSLEKQPLLQKEELFHTQKEQKEQPTQKVEETSNVVAENDNNLNGESETAGLGSIDEFVENAVNGEAKRSATINVDASQNKNSVYFDKQQGNDIDGANSILPKNLGEGDFDARVENSDIQCNPCNEVNNQCMETVDEKEPLLNSSEILAATVDNCGDENSAKAYPNLGEEIDQQLKDYDVEAVLAKQETHDLFCPNCKSCITKRVILRKRKRSTIPIPNLDTKAKRDKSATEVVNGSIDVTNQGDETIATSDVGRVETPADNYEPEREPEVFRCLSCFSFFIPMRNGIKLFPSFGGTREPETSQKPLVTPSSNVEDPSIVVAASNANWFFNLFTSIKGRKDSAQVDASIEDSRTDPASIEDSRVDNPESPLANTAISQSVNLSADIKPGHGGVNSSIPSILKSVIKIESWIEKSKKSNVALQNEPLVDQNDSWDFSAKEQLLTENVKTDVGDKNRDSVVGIKTDTVADISKRDSVLLTTVATTENVRTDLGEKNRDPVEVIKTDIVADISKPESVLVATVATTEILFNAGKPLKDAILNPYEGSPIFEKSRKDVDKTLEIAQDRHSSLMEKAQSPDQPFGSEVVTNDVASDKQSFRVDATIPIIQDFKKVKKDIEEEIKPSVTNEKEEAIKFSMSRTPDDVPIEGAIVTEAHTQIYIGEQPGAEIGEHQEWEILKSIVYGGLVESITSLGVVSSAAAAGSAPLNIIALGLANLIGGLFVIGHNLIDLKNDHSGEDSLQMNVQDRYQELLGRRANFLLHAVVAVLSFLIFGSVPLVVYGLLIRVHYYEEVKNAAVAATSVVCIILLAIGKVYSSRPPKTYVKTVLQYVTLALATSGISYIVGDLVKDFLEKISGSESVNVLTMPLSDTRRMKQAWMSY, encoded by the exons ATGGAACATGTGCACTATCACTTGGTAATGAAGGAGgaggaacaacaacaacaacaactgcaAGACAATGCTGCTTTGAAAGGAAGGCAATCCCTGCAACATGGGAAGGTTCATAGTAGTATTGTCACTGCTGTGCCAccttcctttctttcattggaaAAACAACCTCTTCTTCAGAAGGAGGAATTATTTCATACTCAAAAAGAACAGAAAGAACAACCTACTCAGAAAGTTGAAGAAACAAGCAATGTTGTTGCtgaaaatgacaataacttgaACGGTGAAAGTGAAACAGCTGGGCTTGGAAGCATAGATGAGTTTGTAGAAAATGCAGTGAATGGAGAGGCTAAAAGAAGCGCTACCATAAATGTTGATGCATCGCAGAATAAGAATAGTGTTTACTTTGACAAACAACAAG GCAATGATATTGATGGTGCAAACTCTATTCTTCCAAAAAATCTTGGGGAGGGAGACTTTGATGCACGGGTTGAAAATTCTGACATTCAATGTAATCCATGCAATGAAGTCAACAATCAATGCATGGAAACTGTTGATGAAAAAGAACCTTTACTTAATTCATCTGAAATACTGGCTGCAACTGTAGACAATTGTGGTGATGAAAACAGTGCAAAAGCATATCCTAACTTGGGAGAAGAAATAGACCAGCAACTAAAAGACTACGATGTTGAGGCAGTGTTGGCAAAACAAGAGACACATGACTTGTTTTGTCCTAATTGCAAATCTTGCATTACTAAAAGGGTTATCCTCAGGAAGAGAAAAAGGAGTACTATTCCTATTCCTAATTTAGACACCAAAGCAAAGCGTGACAAGTCAGCCACTGAGGTGGTTAATGGTTCCATAGACGTAACCAATCAAGGTGATGAGACAATTGCAACATCTGATGTTGGTAGAGTAGAGACACCTGCTGATAATTATGAACCTGAAAGAGAACCAGAAGTGTTCAGATGTTTATCATGCTTCAGCTTCTTTATTCCTATGA GAAATGGAATCAAACTGTTCCCCAGTTTTGGTGGTACCCGTGAGCCTGAAACTTCACAAAAACCTTTGGTCACACCTTCATCCAATGTGGAAGATCCTTCAATCGTAGTAGCAGCTTCCAATGCAAATTGGTTCTTCAATCTGTTTACTTCAATCAAGGGAAGAAAAGATAGTGCGCAag TTGATGCTTCAATTGAAGATTCTAGAACAGATCCTGCTTCAATTGAAGATTCTAGAGTTGATAATCCAGAAAGTCCACTTGCTAATACAGCTATAAGTCAGAGTGTGAATCTGTCAGCAGATATTAAGCCTGGACATGGAGGTGTAAATTCTTCAATTCCCTCAATACTTAAGTCGGTAATAAAGATTGAATCATGGATAGAAAAAAGCAAGAAATCCAATGTGGCATTGCAGAATGAGCCATTGGTTGATCAGAATGATTCCTGGGATTTTTCAGCAAAGGAACAGCTTCTGACTGAAAATGTTAAAACCGATGTGGGAGACAAAAATCGTGATTCAGTGGTTGGGATAAAGACAG ATACTGTTGCAGATATATCCAAGCGTGATAGTGTTTTATTAACAACTGTTGCTACCACTGAAAATGTGAGAACCgatttgggagagaaaaatCGTGATCCAGTGGAGGTGATAAAGACAG ATATTGTTGCAGATATATCCAAGCCTGAGAGTGTTTTGGTAGCAACTGTTGCTACTACTGAAATACTTTTTAATGCTGGGAAACCTTTAAAGGATGCCATTCTAAACCCATATGAAGGGTCTCCAATCTTTGAGAAGTCACGGAAAGATGTAGACAAGACACTGGAAATAGCTCAGGATAGACATTCCTCTTTGATGGAAAAAGCACAATCACCAGATCAACCATTTGGCAGCGAAGTAGTTACAAATGATGTAGCTAGTGACAAACAAAGTTTTAGAGTAGATGCCACAATTCCAATAATTCAAGATTTTAAGAAAGTGAAGAAGGATATTGAAGAGGAAATAAAACCTTCCGTTACAAATGAAAAGGAAG AAGCAATTAAATTCTCAATGTCTAGGACACCAGATGATGTTCCAATTGAAGGAGCTATTGTGACTGAAGCACATACTCAAATATATATTGGAGAACAACCAGGGGCTGAAATTGGTGAGCACCAAGAGTGGGAAATACTTAAAAGCATTGTATACGGTGGTTTAGTTGAATCAATCACTAGTCTGGGGGTTGTGTCATCTGCAGCTGCTGCTGGTTCTGCTCCAT TGAATATTATAGCACTGGGGTTGGCGAATCTGATCGGTGGACTTTTTGTCATCGGCCATAAT CTCATTGATCTGAAAAATGATCACTCTGGAGAGGATTCACTACAAATGAATGTGCAAGATCGGTATCAAGAACTACTTGGCCGCAGAGCAAACTTTCTACTCCATGCTGTTGTAGCTGttttatcattcttaatttTTGGTTCTGTCCCTCTTGTTGTCTATGGCCTCTTGATTCGTGTGCACTACTATGAAGAAGTTAAGAATGCAGCTGTGGCAGCCACTTCTGTTGTGTGCATAATTTTGCTTGCTATTGGGAAAGTTTACTCCAGTAGGCCACCCAAAACTTATGTCAAAACGGTGTTACAATATGTTACCTTGGCACTTGCAACCTCGGGAATCTCTTACATAGTAGGTGATCTAGTTAAGGATTTCCTTGAAAAAATCAGTGGCTCAGAATCTGTTAATGTTCTTACCATGCCCTTGTCAGACACAAGAAGAATGAAACAAGCGTGGATGTCTTATTGA
- the LOC114410199 gene encoding SET and MYND domain-containing protein 4-like produces METLKAAIPENLKRAIGDSDVDDLRSTCSSLHRFFLHFHPFHQMITELADPKYALCAKNKDAALKSRLLGNQCFSNADYAKALDCYTQALREAPLDTASDMESNLVVATLYINRATVLHKMSLIVECLRDCTRALQICPSYAKAWYRRGKANASLGNYKNAICDLNVAKSVEPSMGGKRQIEGELKILLDQCKSTTAVEQIQHTENNCNTVGEMPHIKLQRVSTPDKGRGIVSSCVISPGSLVHAEEPYAMIILKQCRETHCHYCLNDLPADRVPCILCSIPLYCSHQCRIRATGQMFKIYPEYNGFFKNLPSDLGEYAAEVIQCNDSELEIGDITEHKHECQGVHWPMVLPSEIVLAGRILARFLLNIPPEDIINFVERLELSHCYKQMSSERKLDSHIYAVVLLYCLQHSCGIMFSIDEVFISQVVIIISQIKVNCMTVVRLKSIDAHGLSGRFGEFPFQSGAHSTSNVEQVRVGKAIYKAGSLFNHSCQPNTHAYFLSRTLYLRTTNVVAAESQLELSYGPQVGLWDCKDRLNFLKDEYAFLCQCTGCSEVNLSDIVLNAFHCVNTNCSGTVLESRVHDSEKQKIKHFPISDHVDKNADIYEVCLRVFKQNGASIDIQPGYCLKCGSYCDLESSRAAVSKALTCIKRLQDAILSQQISSITISDALKSLRLLRLNLHAYNKLIAEAEDSIAQAFCLVGELQLSLDHCKASIQILEKLYDTDDIVIAYELVKLSSIQLSLGDGTAVESISRIDDIFSRYYGLHADLVFPYLQYLRREIKKFSVKALQ; encoded by the exons atggagaCTCTGAAAGCTGCAATTCCAGAAAACCTGAAGCGAGCGATAGGGGATAGCGATGTCGATGACCTTCGCAGCACATGCTCTTCTCTTCACCGCTTCTTTCTCCACTTCCACCCATTTCACCAG atgATCACTGAACTCGCAGATCCAAAGTATGCTCTGTGCGCCAAGAACAAGGACGCTGCGTTGAAATCCAGGCTGCTTGGTAATCAGTGCTTCTCCAACGCAGATTATGCTAAGGCCTTGGACTGCTACACTCAGGCATTGCGCGAGGCTCCATTAGACACCGCCAGTGATATGGAGAGTAATCTTGTTGTTGCAACATTATATATCAATCGTGCTACTGTATTGCATAAAATGAGTCTTATAGTAGAATGCTTACGAGATTGCACTCGAGCTCTTCAAATTTGTCCAAGCTATGCTAAG GCATGGTACAGGAGAGGTAAGGCAAATGCTTCATtgggaaattataaaaatgcaaTTTGTGATCTAAATGTGGCTAAGAGTGTGGAACCTTCAATGGGTGGGAAGAGACAAATAGAAGGTGAACTGAAAATTCTTTTAGACCAATGCAAAAGCACGACTGCAGTAGAACAAATACAACATACAGAGAACAACTGCAATACTGTGG GTGAGATGCCTCACATAAAGCTACAGCGGGTCTCCACACCTGATAAAGGAAGAGGCATCGTGTCATCATGTGTCATTTCACCAGGTTCTTTGGTTCATGCTGAAGAACCTTATGCTATG ATAATATTAAAGCAATGTCGGGAAACCCATTGCCATTATTGCTTGAACGACCTACCTGCTGATAGAGTTCCTTGTATattgtgttcaataccattGTATTGCTCCCACCAATGCCGGATACGGGCAACTGGGCAAATGTTCAAAATTTACCCAGAGTATAATGGCTTTTTCAAAAACTTACCCAGTGATCTTGGAGAATATGCTGCTGAAGTTATTCAATGCAATGATTCTGAACTGGAAATTGGGGATATTACTGAACATAAACATGAATGTCAAGGTGTACATTGGCCTATGGTACTTCCGTCTGAGATAGTTTTGGCTGGTCGAATCCTAGCTAGGTTTTTGCTAAATATCCCACCTGAAGATATTATAAACTTTGTGGAAAGGCTG GAGCTTTCTCATTGTTACAAACAAATGTCATCTGAAAGAAAGTTGGATTCACATATATATGCCGTTGTATTATTATATTGTCTTCAACACTCTTGTGGAATTATGTTTTCCATAGACGAAGTCTTCATATCACAG GTTGTTATAATTATTTCTCAAATTAAAGTAAATTGTATGACTGTCGTTCGTTTAAAATCAATAGACGCCCATGGACTATCAGGTCGCTTTGGAGAATTTCCATTTCAATCTGGTGCTCATTCAACTAGTAATGTGGAACAG GTCAGAGTGGGTAAAGCTATTTATAAAGCTGGCAGTTTATTCAACCATTCTTGCCAGCCAAATACTCATGCATATTTTCTTTCACGCACTCTTTATTTACGAACCACAAATGTTGTAGCAGCCGAGAGTCAACTAGAATTATCTTATGGTCCACAG GTTGGGTTGTGGGATTGTAAAGATCGCCTTAATTTTCTCAAAGACGAGTATGCATTTCTTTGTCAGTGTACTGGTTGTTCAGAAGTTAATCTATCTGACATTGTCCTCAATGCCTTCCATTGTGTCAATACAAATTGTTCTGGCACAGTGTTGGAAAGCAGAGTACATGACAGTGAGAAGCAGAAAATCAAGCACTTCCCTATTTCTGACCAT GTTGACAAAAATGCTGACATTTATGAAGTATGTCTTCGTGTCTTCAAACAAAATGGTGCCTCTATTGATATTCAACCTGGATACTGTTTGAAATGTGGTTCTTACTGTGATTTGGAGTCTTCACGTGCTGCAGTCAGTAAAGCTTTAACATGCATAAAAAG GTTGCAGGATGCAATATTGTCACAACAAATTTCAAGTATTACTATTTCTGATGCTTTGAAATCTCTTCGATTGCTAAGATTAAATTTGCATGCATACAACAAGCTTATTGCAGAG GCAGAAGACAGCATTGCCCAGGCATTTTGTTTAGTGGGAGAATTACAATTATCTTTGGATCATTGTAAAGCATCTATCCAG ATTCTGGAAAAGCTATATGATACTGATGATATTGTTATTGCATATGAACTTGTGAAGCTTTCTTCCATCCAACTTTCCTTGGGTGATGGTACTGCTGTGGAAAGTATAAGTCGAATAGATGATATCTTCTCACGTTATTATGGACTTCATGCAGACTTGGTCTTCCCTTATCTTCAATACCTTAGGAgagaaattaagaaattttCAGTGAAGGCTCTCCAATAA